A segment of the Verrucomicrobiia bacterium genome:
CGAGATTTCGCGGTCAGCTGAAACGATTGGATGAACGCCGCGATTATTGAACCCGCGGACATGGCCGCCCGTGACGCCCAGGTAAACACTGCGAATTTCAACGTCGGCCATTTGTTCCGCCTCCACGATCGCGTTGCGAATGTCCTCCTCCACCTTTGGCGCATCGCAAATCTCCCCCTTGCGAACGCCCCGCGAACGGGATTGTCCAAGCCCCACGACGTTGAGGGTGCCTTCGGAATTCATTTCGCCGACTACGGCGCACACCTTGGACGTGCCGATTTCCAGGCCGACAATGATGCTGGATGAATCAAACATGTTTTCTTCTTTGGCGGGAGGGTTTGGCGGATTTGGGAGCCTCGGGCGGCAGCACGCTGGCTTCCTGCAGACGCAACGGCGTGTTCTCGTTCACGGCAAGGTCAAGCGACGCGATGCGCTGCTGGAATCGGGCGCATTCCTGATGCACCACATGCCACCGTCGCAACTGCCGGTCGAAATCGTTCAGCGAAAAGGTGATTTCACTGCCTTCGTCGGTGGTGGCGACCAGCACCTGCGGCATTGAAACATCAATCCTCTTCAACTCAACCAATCCTGCAAGGGGACAACTGGCGAATTCCTGGATGAGCCCAAGCGCGGCCGCGAGCTGTGGTGAATCCATCGAACGACCGGGCTGCAACTCGCTGAAGCTGATGCCCGACAACAACGGCAACTCGCTCCTGTAACCCTGCAGCGGAATCGCACGCTGGCGCGGATCAAGCGGCAGCAGCACATAACCTTCAGCGTCCACATGAAAGACCGCGAACTCGAGGCCGTCGCCATTCGGGCGCGGCATGTTCACCTGGGCGATGGGTTCCCGTTCCGAAACCCGTATGCGCAACGTGGCCGGAAGAATTCGTTCGAGCGAAACATGCTTGATGACGGGCGCCATCTCGAGATCGCGTCTCACCTGCGCAAGGTCCAGCGAGAGAAGATTCGCCCCAATCTTCACCTTGGACCAGCGGCGCAATTGATCGGCCGAAATAACACCGTCGGTTTCAACATCAATGGTTTGAATGGCAAAGGATCGGTTCTCGTAAACCAGACGATTCAAAAGCCATTCCCCACCCGACCAGAGTGCGTACAGGCCGAGAATCGTCCCGCAAGTCACCCCCAGCGCTGTCGCCGCCATGCGGGCTCGCGCCTTGGCTGCGACGCTTGAGCGCACTTTGACATCAAGCACGTGCGTCCGTCCCAGCCGCCGATTCCTGACTTTTCGTTTCTTCCAAAACACGTTTTTTTAATGAGTAGTTTTTGAGCTTTTCTGACGCTGCAATGCCATGTCGACCATTCTCTGACACAGCTCGGCATAGCTCAGTCCCGCCACTTTCGCAGCCTTCGGCAGCAAGCTGGTTTCAGTCATCCCTGGCAGCGTATTGACTTCGAGAACGACCGGGGCTCCTTCCGTCGTCACCATCACGTCCACCCGCGCGTAGTCGCGCCCGCCAATTGCTCGAAAGGCCGACAGCGCTGCCGTCTGGATGCGGGCGGTTGTTGAGGCATCGAATTCGGCGGGGCAAAAGTATTCGGTCGAACCTGGCGTGTACTTGCTGCGATAATCATACGAGCCGCACTTCGGCCGCACTTCCACCACTGGCAACGGGGCGCCGCCCAGGATGCCGACGGTTGTCTCGCGGCCGATGATCCGCTCTTCCACGAGCACCTCGGAATCGAATTTCAAAGCAGACGAAACGGCGGCCGTCCATTGGTCCATTGAATCAACAAAATGCAATCCAACGCTCGATCCCTGGCGCACGGGTTTGACAACGAGCGGCGGCTCCCAGCCGTCCGGCCACGGCGCGGAGGGCGATCTGACCACGAACGACTTCGCTGTCAAAACATCCGCGGCAACGCAGCATTCCTTGGTCAGCACCTTGTCGAATGCCATCTGGCTCGCCTCAACTCCGCAGCCCGTGTAAGGCACGCGCAAGTTCTCAAGTTGCTGCTGCACGGTGCCATCCTCGCCATACGTTCCATGCAGAGCGAGGAACACGACATCGGTGCCCGGCGAAAGCACGAAGGTGCCATCGCGCGGATCCACCTCAGTGACCTCGTGTCCCAGCGTACGCAATGCCCCCGCCACGCCAAGCCCGCTGCGCAGCGACACCTCGCGTTCGGCGCTCGGGCCGCCCAGGAGGACCGTAATGTTGAGGCGTTTCATGGCAATGAATGTTCCCCGATGATTTCCACTTCGGTGTGCAGTTCGATGCCTCGCTCAGCCGCTGCGCGTTGCTGCACTGCGCGGATCAAAGTCAAAACGTCGCTGGCTGTTGCGGTTCCGTCGTTCACCACAAAATTGCCATGTTCCTGCGACACCGAGGCGCCGCCCACGCGCGTGCCCTTCAATCCGAGCTCGTCGATGAGTTTTCCCGCAGAAATCGCCACTGGATTTCGGAACATGCAACCCGCGCTCGGCGCGGCTGGCTGGGAATCCCAACGCTTCTGGCTGAAGACTTTCATGCGGGCAGCAATCGCATCGGGAGAGTCAACATTGCCAACCAACACCGCGGAGATCGCAATGTGCGCCTTCAAGGCGTCGCAATTGCGATAGGCCGCGCCCATCGCGGCAGGTTGCATTTCGACCGTGGTTCCATTGCGATCCATCACGCGAACGCGCTCGACGAGCTGGAAAGTTTCGCCTCCCATGGCCCCGGCATTCATTCGAAGAGCGCCGCCCACGGTGCCGGGAATCCCCTCAAGAAATTCGAAACCCGCCAGGCCATTTCGCTTTGCGTCAACGGCCACCTGCTTGAGACGAGCCCCGGCCCCGCACGACAATCGTCGCCCGGAAATTTCAATCTGGCTGAAGACTGGATGCGCCAGGCTGATGACCACGCCGCGAAAGCCGCCATCGCGCACAATCAGGTTCGATCCACGGCCCAACACAAAAAACGGGATGCCGTTCGCCGCGCAGAATTGAACAGTTGCGGCGAGATCGTTTTCAGAGGCGGGTTCCACGTAGACATCAGCCGGCCCGCCGACGCGCAGCGTCGTACGCCGCGCCAGCGGTTCGTCGCGCCGGACAATGGCGTCACTGGACAAACCGGCGGTCAGCAGATCAGCGAAACTCGAGCGCGAGGGTGTCATGGTCCAGGCAGCCGCCGTCATCCCGCGCTCTCCATCGTTCGTGCGTGATGATCATGACCACAGGAACAGCAGTGGCCCGCGTTCGTTGCAGCGATTCTGTCATGCTCCCGCTGCACTTCAGAAAGCATCGTCTCCGCGATCCGTCCTGCAGCGTCGGGTGACTGCCATTTTTCCAGTGAGGCCTGGATGGTTGAGCGTGACCGCTCGTTCGAAACCAGTTCTTCGGCCAGGGTGACGAGCTGTTCCGGCGTTGCCGTTTTCTGTTCCATCAAACGGGCCGCGCCGGTTTCCACAAATGCCAGCGCGTTATGGAGCTGATGATTGTCTGTCGCCGCGGGGTAGGGAACCAGGATTGCCGGGAGCCGCACCGCCGCGAGTTCCGCGAGCGATGATGCACCCGCGCGGCTGACGACTGCGCTGGCGGCGCCAAGGGCCAGATGCATGTCGGCAAAAAAGGCGTGAACGATCGATTTCATCCCGCCACGCGCGCATGCTTTTTCGACGCGGTCGAAATCGTGAGTTCCCGCCAGCCAGAACAATTGGAGTTTTGGCAGGGCACGTTCCAGGAGCGGCAACGCATTCAACACCAATTCGTTCACCCCGCTCGCCCCCTGGCTTCCGCCCGTCACGACCAACACGGGATGGTCGGGATCGAGATTCAGCGCCGTGCGACAGGTTGTCGGGTTGAGATTTTCGAAAGCGGGCCGAACAGGAGTTCCGGTTGTCGTGATCAGCCGGGTACGAAGGCGCTCCGCGGTTTGCGGAAAACCGACAAACGCCTGGTGCACGGCACGTGAAAGCCAGCGGTTCGCGCGGCCGGGAATCGTATTCGACTCGTGAAGGAATGTTCGCGCGCCCGCACGTTTTGCGGCGAGGATTGGCGGCGCACTGGTGAACCCGCCCATCGCAAGCGCTGCATCCACCCGCCTGGCACGAAACAGTTTTCGGGACGCCCGATAGGATTGGACGAAGCCGCGCAGAAACGCGAGGCGCCTTCCTTGCGTCAACCCGACTGCTGGGAGCGTCACCACTTCCATGCCGTGTGCCTGTTGCACGGCGCGTTGATCCACTTCCTTCGGGGAAATCAGCAACGTCACCGAACAATCGCGAGCGGAAAGCTGCTCTGCGACCGCAAGCCCGGGAAACAGGTGTCCACCCGTGCCGCCGCAGGCGATGACAACGTGACGTTTTGCCGCAGCATTCATGCGGTTTGCAGTTCCCGCATCGTGACTGTTTCGTCCGCCAGGGATTCCGTGACACGCGCCCGCCGCGCCACACTGAGAAGGACCCCAACGCAGGTGAGCATTGTCAGGAGATTCGACCCGCCGTAACTGATGAACGGCAGCGGGAGACCCTTGTTCGGAAGGGCACTTGTGACCACGCCTATATTGATTGCCGCCTGCAATCCTATGAGCAGCGTGATGCCGACGGCCAGCAACAGGCCGAACGTGTCACGCGCCCGATACGCGATGTAAAATCCGCAAATCACGAAGATGATAAATCCAGCAACCACAAGCAGTGTCGCGATGAGGCCCAGTTCCTCGCCGATGATCGAAAGAATGAAATCCGTATGATGCTCCGGAACGAACCCGAGTTTCTGCCGGCCATTGCCCAATCCCAGTCCCAGCCAGCCGCCCGAACCGAGCGCCAGCATTGCCTGGTAAGCCTGATAGCCGACACCGGATTTGTTTTCCTCCAGGTAAATCCA
Coding sequences within it:
- a CDS encoding FtsQ-type POTRA domain-containing protein, with translation MFWKKRKVRNRRLGRTHVLDVKVRSSVAAKARARMAATALGVTCGTILGLYALWSGGEWLLNRLVYENRSFAIQTIDVETDGVISADQLRRWSKVKIGANLLSLDLAQVRRDLEMAPVIKHVSLERILPATLRIRVSEREPIAQVNMPRPNGDGLEFAVFHVDAEGYVLLPLDPRQRAIPLQGYRSELPLLSGISFSELQPGRSMDSPQLAAALGLIQEFASCPLAGLVELKRIDVSMPQVLVATTDEGSEITFSLNDFDRQLRRWHVVHQECARFQQRIASLDLAVNENTPLRLQEASVLPPEAPKSAKPSRQRRKHV
- a CDS encoding D-alanine--D-alanine ligase is translated as MKRLNITVLLGGPSAEREVSLRSGLGVAGALRTLGHEVTEVDPRDGTFVLSPGTDVVFLALHGTYGEDGTVQQQLENLRVPYTGCGVEASQMAFDKVLTKECCVAADVLTAKSFVVRSPSAPWPDGWEPPLVVKPVRQGSSVGLHFVDSMDQWTAAVSSALKFDSEVLVEERIIGRETTVGILGGAPLPVVEVRPKCGSYDYRSKYTPGSTEYFCPAEFDASTTARIQTAALSAFRAIGGRDYARVDVMVTTEGAPVVLEVNTLPGMTETSLLPKAAKVAGLSYAELCQRMVDMALQRQKSSKTTH
- the murB gene encoding UDP-N-acetylmuramate dehydrogenase, which produces MTPSRSSFADLLTAGLSSDAIVRRDEPLARRTTLRVGGPADVYVEPASENDLAATVQFCAANGIPFFVLGRGSNLIVRDGGFRGVVISLAHPVFSQIEISGRRLSCGAGARLKQVAVDAKRNGLAGFEFLEGIPGTVGGALRMNAGAMGGETFQLVERVRVMDRNGTTVEMQPAAMGAAYRNCDALKAHIAISAVLVGNVDSPDAIAARMKVFSQKRWDSQPAAPSAGCMFRNPVAISAGKLIDELGLKGTRVGGASVSQEHGNFVVNDGTATASDVLTLIRAVQQRAAAERGIELHTEVEIIGEHSLP
- the murG gene encoding undecaprenyldiphospho-muramoylpentapeptide beta-N-acetylglucosaminyltransferase; the protein is MNAAAKRHVVIACGGTGGHLFPGLAVAEQLSARDCSVTLLISPKEVDQRAVQQAHGMEVVTLPAVGLTQGRRLAFLRGFVQSYRASRKLFRARRVDAALAMGGFTSAPPILAAKRAGARTFLHESNTIPGRANRWLSRAVHQAFVGFPQTAERLRTRLITTTGTPVRPAFENLNPTTCRTALNLDPDHPVLVVTGGSQGASGVNELVLNALPLLERALPKLQLFWLAGTHDFDRVEKACARGGMKSIVHAFFADMHLALGAASAVVSRAGASSLAELAAVRLPAILVPYPAATDNHQLHNALAFVETGAARLMEQKTATPEQLVTLAEELVSNERSRSTIQASLEKWQSPDAAGRIAETMLSEVQREHDRIAATNAGHCCSCGHDHHARTMESAG